One Lepisosteus oculatus isolate fLepOcu1 chromosome 4, fLepOcu1.hap2, whole genome shotgun sequence genomic window, CTGCATCTCCACTCTTCACTCTCACTCTTCACTGAGCACCAGATCTTCACTGGCTGTCCCAGCTGACCGGGTGCAGCCTGTGTGTGAACAGCTCTCATGTCCCTGACATGGCAGCGCAGGTCTGCTGGCTCCTCTCCCCTCGTGCTGAGAGAGCTCCTGTCTGTGGGGATGGGAGACCAGGGGCCTGTGGACTCAGCCTgtgctccctgtctctctcagctgTGGGGAGACGATACGCCGCTGcctcactcctgcagcagcAGTGCCTCAGCTCAGTCCTGCTTGAACAGCCCCTCTGCTCCCTGCAGCACACTGGGAGCCTTTCATGGGGCCTGAGAAATGAGCGACCACACAGCCATCTGCCCAGAATCGAAGCTGTATCTCCTCAAGCAGCCCTGGATTTCGGACTCCCACAGGCCTGGAAGACAGACCAGCCCTCTAGCAAAAACACTCCTGTTCCTTCCTGCTGGAGCCGAGATGGAGACAGAAACCTTTGTTCTTCCCAGtggaaaattagacttctaagcaacaggggtttatggcaggaaagggggttaacggataaggattccagatgcgagctaggaaccccctgggagcgtaatcttaaactgaccatttggccagggtcttttaactggccaaataccatgaacccccccttaccataacaccgaatgacgtctgaagcagcaagcaaggactatataacctaaaagtttgtaccggcacatggaacaatacttcggttttgttgtttcttgcgggaaacaagacttcggctttattgttccttgcatgcaataaactcatctgttttacttcatctcgggatccagaaccttattctttctgttacaacagcagTAATATCCACAGATGTCCTTCCATCAGCTCTTACAGCCATTCCTGCAGACTGCCTTCATCTAGAACTGACACAAATCACCACTTTTAAAAAGATGAcgattacagtatttttatttctttaacctTTACATTTGACTACATAACTTTAATATCTGTTCCCCCAATTTCTGAATATCCCTGCTTTCCCTTAAGAAATACAATTGTAGAGACTCatcacaacaaaaaaataacaaatatgttCAATtcacacccagatgtgacaaaacacatttaagactcacactaaatattttcttaatttcagttctcttcactccctgAGATATCAGAAAAAACACTGTcgcatacaaaatattttacacacagctactaataaagatgtacagtaaatttcattgttaataaattacttgtattaataaacattaaatacattaagacatagtttttaataaattacTCTTATGAATAAACACATCAATAAAATTCATTATTAATGAATGTGGTTTAACTagaaagcaattttagttaaaCATTACAATAATTTTCTATGGACACATGACTTCCTGCCGTAGTGCCGGTGTTGTTTCCCCTCTATTCTCCTGTGATCCAGAGCTCCGCCTGTCCCACACTGAGCTGTCTCCCCATGTGAAGAGGCGCTGGGAGTCAGTCCTGTACTCCAGTCACCTCTAGAGGGCAGCAGCTCTCACTCTGGGCTCGTTGCAGTGGAGAGCAGGTTCAGCTCGGAGCTGCGGACTGATTTCAGCGGCCAAGTTCGTTGCTCTTGGTCTGAAGTTGGCGCGCTAGTTtaacacggagctgtgtgctGACCAGGGGCTGAGCTCCAGTTAGTGCGCTGTGTCACTTCGTTACAACTGACCCACAGTGTCTGTTTTTCAGGTTTCCATACGTATTACACTGATTTGTGTGTaacgaacaagaaaaaagaCGCACACAAGCTTTGTCTGTTCTCTCTCTGGTTCCCCTGTCTTGTGTAAAGACAACTTCAGCCTTAATTCAGGTGACAGAGTTCAATACACTGACAGACAGCccttaacacacacaaacaacagATCCTTTTTATTACTGTCCTCAGCAGCGCAGGAGGAGACAAGCTTGCAGTTACTGCCTGTGTGACTCAGGGCCCTGTTATTGTTAATGAAGTGGCAGCAATTTCAGCTTCTAAGAATTTTGTCTTAATGAGACTTAAACAATCTAACTGATAGAGAGGAACCAGAATAACCATGAAAAGACAGTTTGATCATTTTTCTTCTTGTGAAATAATGTATCCATCAGTATAAAGATGCCCTCAGCCGTGTGATCTGCACACAGGGGATCATCAGGTCTCCTTCAGATTTAAAGACACTTTCTCCCACAGGAGCCAGACTCTCGCAGTGTGAGAGCTCTGCACACGCTCACAGCTCATCTCAGCCGGGCTGGGCCTGTCTGTCCTGACCAACCCAGGAGACCCCATTTCCACAGGTCCTCTTCTGTTCCACCTTATAAGCCAGATGCAGACGTCATCCGGCGCTTCTCATTGATTTTCGCATCAGGAGAGCTGCTGCGTCTGGCCCCGTTATGTTTTTAACCTTCAGTTCCTGATTCCCCTCCCttcgccggtcccgacccggttcatggttttaacccccggatggatcgcctggttAAGGACTCTTGCTTTTGTGTTGGATTCCCCGTTTGGACTTTacatggattgtttgcctcggccacacctccccggatCACCAGCACTCCCCGGACACGCTCCCCGTCTCCAGACCCTTCTCCCGCATGAccatttttccccttgtgtcctCACAATcctggatcgtgtcgtccgcgtagggcccggaaagaaccgGATCGTGACACTTTAGGGATGATAACAAGCGTGTTAACTGTGCAGCTGTGTCCCATAACAACGATACTTCTACGTTACTCCCAGTGCAACGTAGAACAAGTTCCCTCTTGTTTCAATTCTGGGTCAAGCATAAGAAGGTTACAAGGGGGCTGTCTAGTTGCCGAGTCTCTATAAGTGAATCTAAACTCGGGGGATGTAAAGTTCTGAAAGTTAGAGCATAAGAGCTAATTCCCTTCAGAAATAAGACATTTAAATATCTACATCTGTTCACTCCTACATTTTATAGCCACTCTAGGCTTTTCTTTTCAGACAAGACTCTGCTGTCACCAACTGCTCATAGAGATAGCAAAGCTGAAGCCAAAACTCCACCTAAATCGAGTCAAGCTATAATGATGGAAGATTTCATCAGGGACCTTAAAGCCGAGAAGGAGTTTCTACAAAACGCAGTTCAGTAGCGGTTTGTTCTGGATTTTTATAATGCCTTACAATTGCGGTGTGTTTTTCATCCAGAGATGATGAAACAttcatgtttctgtttttaccCGATATTTTGGATTTCATTTTCTCAGCTGAGTCGAACGCTTTGCGTTAAAGTAAAGGCTACCGTTGTGGGACATTTCTACATAGGGATACTACAGATCATTTAACTTTATTCCTGTAAGATTGCCTGCTCTGAATGTGGTTTCTACCTTGTGCAGACGAGTTGACAAAATGTCCAACGCACTGAATTCCATTTATTCGGTAAACTGTGATTTATCTCAGTAAGAGGTAATTAAGTGACCTGCCATTGCAGATCACTGGATAATTTCTGAAAtgccacatatactgtatatcttaaaaCGTATGACAGGGGACCGAATTGAGCTAGActcaaatgtaaaaaagtcCGATTTAAATGGGTAGGCAATTTGCTCTAGTACTAAAAATTTGTATCTAACATCTGACAAGCTAGTTAGTTCCACTGCTCTCGCGGGTTCATCGACAGTTAATACTGAAACTTCACTCAGAGCAGCTCTTCGGACAGCAGTGAGCTATCTTTCACGCTGTCCGATTCGTCAGATGACATGgagaggaaaaagaaacattagtCAAGGAGCTGTCGGCCCACAAAAGAGAAGCAAGAGAAGACAAAGTGGGTTATaagatgcacatttaatatttcCATTCATCCTGTTTGTCTGGCAGCACATTGATCTGCTATGTGTAATGCAAGTGTTAAAATGGTTATTGGGTGAAGTTagtattgcttgttccttttttttttaacacactcTCTGCACTAGTCTTTCGAAAAAGCGCCGATTGGACCACCATCGCCCCAGCAGCATCTATCGTGCTTGTGTTTAGCTGCCCCTGAAGTTTTTTTCTGCCTCCGAAAAAAGCGATGAGGACAAAGAAACGCGGACGTTGCCGCGCCGCAATTTATCCTGAGATGAAGGAAAAATTGACCCAAcacaacaaaatggaaaaatgttcCCAACAGTCTGAGTCTGCAGTGAGAGTTACAGTAAGTCGAAGGTTGTAATCAGGACAGCACCAGCTGCAGCAAAGAACAGGACATTTAGTCAACGTACAGTAATAattgtattaacattttaattgcattgGTACATAAAAATAGCCACTGGGTTTGGGTAAAGAAATCCtgagtttcttttttctgattGTACCTTCATTTCCAGTGCCTGCTAAGGCATTtggattgtttaaaaatatgtatccagTAATGTTTTATGAGGGTGcacattaatttattaattttattaattattagtgTATGTTCATTAAACAAATTATGTTTAATAAGTAATCAATCTGCAATAAAATATTCTATTAACATTCTCCAAACTGTTCATTAAGAAACCATTAGTGTCAAGTTACTGTAGACGAATGTCTCTTTCGTGATTAGTAAATAGCTATCAATGTGCGTAATGGGGAAGTGATCCAGTTAACATTGTTATCTTTATGTTCTGTTTGGTTTTTGAtttctttggaaatgtttgtACATTTGGTGCATTTCTCATAAACTAGCCATttggttaaagaaaaataaatcatttttttattgcttttgtaaAAATTGTGTGGTAAAGTAATGAATTTGTTCATTCATTCaatggaaactttttttttattcagttacAGCAATTTTCATGCAATACCTAGTTGTTTCAGCTACTTTAATATCATAATATTGTCAGTCACagacatttaatgtattttaaagtcttcatactgtacatgtttagtTTTGTGTTATGTTTCAATAAAACATTGACCTTATTGGAAATGTGCCATTTTGTGGTTTGATATGAAACCTGAATCCTCTTTCTTGATTTTAGTTACACTAAACCTGCTATGTAGCTGTGATGTACCTGTGGCAGTATTTACAGCACTGGAATAAGGGTTTAGGACAATGCTGTGCTAGCTGAGTCCTATACAGTGCAAGAAAATAAGGACATTGCTGGAACGCACAGCCTGTCTAGTGGAGTGGGTGAGGTAATGTTATTCCATCAAAGGCTCTTTCAAAAATTCTGGCAAAGATCCCATTTTCAGAAACAATTATTAGTGTAATaacctcacacagagagagagtgtgttaCTGTAGACAGAATTGTGTCAGTGCAGTagcctcacacacagagagagagagtgttaCTGTGGACAGAATTGTGTCAATGCAGTAACCTCACACAGAGACTGAGAGTGTTACTGTAGACAGTTGTGTGTCCCACTGGTACATGTTTTCTCAGAGCACAGTCACACAAAATCTCCCCCCCATGAGAACAGCTCTTGTCAACATTTTTGCCAATTGGAATGAGCGTCATCTGTGTAACACCATCGGTAACTGTAACCATGATCGTCACAGTAGTGTGTTGGGGAGCAGCAGTATTCCCAGTTGTTGTTGTAATCAGTGTAGCACCAGTAATAGTCTTTAAAATACTTGGCACACTGTTGATCGGGGCGACATGGGGTTCTCTTGACAGTAACAGTGGAGTACTGAGGGGAACAGGGGACATCTTTATAACCATTCCAGCACTGATAGTATGAGTCTTTCAGAGAGCACTCACTAACACAACAGTAATCATTATTTTTCTCATCTGTAGTTGTGTAGCACCAGGAGTAACTATAGCCCTTATATCCACACTGATCAGACGCTGTGCAGGGATAACCACTGGCTGTGATAGTCTTGCTGGTGCCCTGGATGTCTGTGGTCAGAGAGCATGTTGCACCTCCTCCATCAGACCTGGCCACCTCCCTGTACACAGCACTGGGGGCAGTGAGCACACAAGCCAGTTTGTCTTCCCTGTACAGTGGGGACATAGTGTTGAACCATTCCTTCAAGTGCTTGCTCTGCATGATCCCTTGTTTGTCCTTGTCAAGCTTGGCCCTCTTGGTCTCTCGGATGATTTGGGAATCATCATCTGTGATCTGGGCTTTAAAAGAATCAAGCACTTTACTCCTGACTGATGCCAGTATATTTCCACTTTTTTCAGAATCGCCATTGCAGTCATCAGCGAAGAGTTTGATACTTCTGGATCTTCCATACAGACCTGGGAGTCTGAGATTCAGCTCTGCCACTGACAAGGTCTCCAGCTGTGATTCCTCTTGATTTTTACCCAGAAAAGCAAACGAAAATGTTCTGTTCTTCTCTGCATGgtcacagcacacagctgtCCAGACGTGACTGGGCACAGACACTCTGTCGTAGTCCCGGATCCTGTCTCCCTCCTCGTCTTCATGTTGAACAGGGATTTTCCTGTTCTGGCTCGGAACTGTACCGGTGATCAGGTATGGGTCACCTTCAATATCGTTGCACTCTTTCTGCAGCTGATCCTTCAGCGCCTTCTCCAGTTTGTACCAGCGCACCCTGATGAAGCAGGGGTCCATGGGAGCAGCGTTGGTGAGGGTGAAGGTGGCCGTACGGCCCTGGTCGCACTGGAAAAGAAAGGGGTTCAAGTGGCCGCGGTCGTAGGACGTGTCCTGGTAGTCTTCGTTGATGGCTTGGGTCGATTTGAGATCAGCGATGCTCAAGCCTGACTTCGCCTCGGTTGTCATCTGTGGCTTTTTGTCCAAGCTGAAAACCTGGGGGAAGGAAGGATTATGGGAAATTGAATGGGGAATCAAAGTTAAAGAAAGAGAGATGTGACAATCCTCTGGATCCCCAAATTGATGACACAATGAAGAGTTGATTTTAGGACAACAGCAGACTGTGATGGAGTCTCAGGTGAGAGGATGAACCGAATTGATCTAACGCTTCATCAACAGTTGCATCAAGTCAGCACTTggatgtttgtacagtatgtttcatatCTATACATGGCAAGGAGAAAGTAAAGAAAGTAGGGAGACTATAAGTGGCTCTGTGGTAAAGGTGAggctttttttatcttttcactactgaccaatgcaccacaagtgcccctggcagtcattttggccagccaatcacgtaccgcggtacgccACGGTGGTTTGTGGGTAGATGCATGCAGTACAGGTTTGTACTgcgaactttgaatggctgcatctgtatagcgcttttctggacactccatccaaagctctttacaggtaatggggatcccctccaccagcaccagtgtgcagccccacctggatgatgctccagtctgctcacacacaccagctctcagtggggaggagaacagagtgataaaaccagttcagagaggggggttattaggaggccatgactggtaaaggccaaagggaaatttggccaggaccctggggttacacccttactcttttcgagaaacaccctgggatttttaatgaccacagagactcaGGACCTCCATTTTGAGTCTCATCTGTAGGATGGTGCCGTTTAACAGTACagtatccccgtcactatactggggcattaggacccacatagaccgcagggtgagtaccctccactggccccactaacacctctcacaggagtctcccatccaggcaaTGACCAGGATCACACCTGCTAAGCTTCATAGGGTTGCCagatgtgaattgcagggtgacatggctgctggcctaAAGGTTAAGATTAAAGGGCTGGTTTGATCCCAACAGAGGGCGACTCTTCCCTGAGAGAGTTAGATCATGTCATGTTCTGTATCCACACCTCATCCCCTCCACAAACCCTGAACAAGGACCTCCAATGCTCGGCTCTACACTAGCTGCCCCAGGTTACCTGCGGCTCCACAAACCAGGTCTGTCTGCGGGCCGGCTGGGTGCTGCAGGACTTCGTGTCGAGTCTGTAGGCGGACCAGAGGGGAATCCTGCTCCCCGTGTCGTACTTGGTGGCGAAGTAGAAAATGTTGTCGTAATTCTGGCAGATATCCCTGTATTTGTCAGATGTGAACCACTCGGGAGTCGTCTTATGGTAGAAGAACTCCTTGCAGTTGCTGAAGCCCGGATCCACCTTGGACCCAGCCTGGTCCGGCCGGGCACAGAGACAGACCAGGGCGAGGAGGAGGCTGGAGGGGGACATGCTGGTGGCGGCGGCTCTGTCTCTCTGCATGAGGACCCGCTGGAAGAGCAGGACACAGATCAGATTGACAGGTCGCTGTGTGTCCCGGTGATCCCTACCACTGTCACCCTTCTGAACCTGCTGAAAAGAAGACCTGCGAATCCCCTGTGAGCCAGATCATGAACCGCCAGCGAGGGGAAAGTTACTGTTCAACCTAATCCAGTGCAGCGGCTGTCCACGTTCATAGTGTGAGGAAGAAGTGGCGAGAAAGTCATCTGAGAAGCTCCTCAGCTGCACTGAGCTATGAGaaattacttactgtataactgttaaaATCATTACTCCCCAACCACGTATTAACTGAGCAAAACAATCCCTTACACAAGCAACTTATTACTGTAATAGATTACTTTCATGAGTAACCGTCCCCACACTGGGTAGAGCACAATAAATCAGATCAGAGGATACTGATAGTGAAAACATGCAGTGATACCAGGCCTCTGTACAAGATAATAATTCAGAAAGGTAATTCATGTACGTCAGTATTACAGCACACTAATGTTGAGGGATTCCTATCAGTATTAAAGAATataaacagtattacagtatactaATGTGAGGTATTCATGtcagagttacagtatattaacagtgTTACATTATATTAATGTGAGGTATTCATGttagtgttacagtatattaacagtattacagtatattaatgtgaGGTATTCATGTCAGAGTTACAGTATActaacagtattacagtatactaATGTGGGGTATTCATgttaatgttacagtatattgacagtATTaaagtatattaatgtaaagaatTCATGtcagtgttacagtacagtaacagtatttcagtatattaatgttacttttacagtatattaacagaattacagtatattaatgtgaGGTATTCATAtgagtgttacagtatattaacagtattacagtatattcctgtGAGATATTCGGGttagtgttacagtacattgacagtattacagtatattaatgtgaGGTATTCATAtgagtgttacagtatattaacagtattacagtatattactgtgAGGTATTCATGttagtgttacagtatattaacagtattacagtatattaatgtgaGGTATTCATGTCAGAGTTACAGTATActaacagtattacagtatactaATGTGGGGTATTCATgttaatgttacagtatattgacagtATTaaagtatattaatgtaaagaatTCATGtcagtgttacagtacagtaacagtatttcagtatattaatgttacttttacagtatattaacagaattacagtatattaatgtgaGGTATTCATAtgagtgttacagtatattaacagtattacagtatattcctgtGAGATATTCGGGttagtgttacagtacattgacagtattacagtatattaatgtgaGGTATTCATAtgagtgttacagtatattaacagtattacagtatattactgtgAGGTATTCAtgtcagtattacagtatattaacagtattacagtatattaatgtgaAGTATTCATGTCAGTATTACGAGATATTAATgttactgttacagtatattaacagtattacagtacattaatgtgAGGTATTCGTGtaattgttacagtatattaacagcATAAATAATTAATTCTTTAATTAGTTATTCGTTTCAGTACAATGATACATTTATACTAGGTATTTGTGTCAGAATTAAAGTATATTGCGGTATTCATGTCATGACAGGACATTAATAAGACGTATTCATTAGCTTATATTGGTGATAAAATTGTCTTACCTCTTTCCTCCTGAGTTTCTCTTTCCCACGGTGAAATTCGAACAGCTTTCTCTTACAGGTCACTTGTTCCAAAGTTCTCTGGAAGTGAATGTgaaggaggagagagagcagaCCTGATTCAACTCCCCACCCCAGACACAGAAACTCCCCCAGACGATACAACAGTATTTTGACACTGACTTCCCAGAACCCAACTGTTAATCTTCATCTTTGTGTTGCAACACTGGCCTGTGTGAGGGTGCTGATTCTTGCACAACACACAATACATGGAGAAAACTGTGTAAAATGGACTCGCAGTGCACCCAGAATACTTGACACACTCCATTGTTATAACATCTGTATGTTTTCTGTAACAATCTTGGTAATGAAGGTGCCTACAAACAGTTTTTTCACAGTCACTGTACCAACACCAGATTGTCCTGACAGTAAGTGTGATATTTTATCACAGGCGTGTGGGTGAATACAGAGCCCTTGTGACATTCAAGGCAGAAGAACTCAGCCGCATGAGGTGATTGTCACATGAGTAGAAACTGTACTAAAAACATGTGTGAACGTGTCTACACAGCAGTCCCCAggggttccagttagtgtgtaattacgcatcgatgtaaaaactgttgttgttgttgttgttgttgttgttgttgttttttatatattaatatattaatattcatgttagttttacagtatattaacagaattacagtatattaatgtgaAGTATTCctgtaagtgttacagtatactAATGTGAGGTATTCAtgttagtattacagtatattaacagtattacagtatattaatgtgaGGTATTCATGtcagtgttacagtacagtaaaagtaTTCCAGTATATTGTGATGAATTCGGGTTCGGTGaggacaaacacagagagacagacttgtgcagttaaaaacagcgCTTTATTTCTTTCCttgtcaccacctgccagccagcactcccacgccCACCCGAGAGGGAGACACAAGAGTCACAATGCCCTTTGTACACACAGCAGGTGTTTTCGTATTGCAGAACAccgcattgttatctcaatcacctgctaattcgttttacaccacgggaagacaggagaatggggttgtactgtagctgtacgGAATATGTGTTGCGTTTTCCAAATTCAAGTGTTTAAAAcgtataattaaaaattaaaaaaacattcttgcaGCTTACTCAaggattctaagatgatcacgaggaagtgtattgcatgtctaatggtctaacaAGACCTACAGCATGCCTAAGAGTTGTTAAACCGGTTTTTATTGTTCGGCACAGCCAGCCGGCCCGgaccacacagacaccagcacacCTGCTAGAGCGCCACAATTCACACtccaccacatcacagatcacagatcagtcccagtgtgtgagatactgcTGTTTGATCTTTGAGCTGAGCTTTAGTAGAGGGCTTATCTCTATTGATATAACAATCGAGtagtattaaatgcaacttttttgtattaatgacacttttctaagatgtattgtaacgcaacgggggctcaggcgggcgcccttgccgcattaggtcggccccatcccgactgaggctcgaacccgggactcctgcgtc contains:
- the LOC138238394 gene encoding endonuclease domain-containing 1 protein-like codes for the protein MQRDRAAATSMSPSSLLLALVCLCARPDQAGSKVDPGFSNCKEFFYHKTTPEWFTSDKYRDICQNYDNIFYFATKYDTGSRIPLWSAYRLDTKSCSTQPARRQTWFVEPQVFSLDKKPQMTTEAKSGLSIADLKSTQAINEDYQDTSYDRGHLNPFLFQCDQGRTATFTLTNAAPMDPCFIRVRWYKLEKALKDQLQKECNDIEGDPYLITGTVPSQNRKIPVQHEDEEGDRIRDYDRVSVPSHVWTAVCCDHAEKNRTFSFAFLGKNQEESQLETLSVAELNLRLPGLYGRSRSIKLFADDCNGDSEKSGNILASVRSKVLDSFKAQITDDDSQIIRETKRAKLDKDKQGIMQSKHLKEWFNTMSPLYREDKLACVLTAPSAVYREVARSDGGGATCSLTTDIQGTSKTITASGYPCTASDQCGYKGYSYSWCYTTTDEKNNDYCCVSECSLKDSYYQCWNGYKDVPCSPQYSTVTVKRTPCRPDQQCAKYFKDYYWCYTDYNNNWEYCCSPTHYCDDHGYSYRWCYTDDAHSNWQKC